In a genomic window of Virgibacillus sp. SK37:
- a CDS encoding ABC transporter permease: MKKYIPSTLLIFLFIILWEVVARMVDLDFLFPTPSAVIMELWELRTILITEHLPSTLLIIIIGLAISILFGVGLAIAMNQSKAVEQTFYPIIIISQTIPIIALAPIFVLWFGYSIWSKVAVTILISFFPITISTFDGFRSKSKEIQELLLTMGASRKDIFLKLDIPSAIPYFYSGLKVAVPLSVIGAAIGEWLGAQVGLGYFSRRMMTQFDGAGVFAPVVLLSMLGILLFLIVVWMEEHVLKWRK, encoded by the coding sequence ATGAAAAAATATATTCCCTCTACGCTATTAATCTTTTTGTTTATTATTCTCTGGGAAGTTGTAGCAAGAATGGTAGATCTAGACTTTCTTTTTCCAACACCATCTGCGGTAATAATGGAACTATGGGAATTACGAACAATATTAATCACGGAACATCTACCATCGACATTGTTGATAATTATAATAGGTTTAGCCATTTCCATTTTGTTTGGTGTAGGTTTAGCCATTGCTATGAATCAAAGTAAAGCAGTGGAGCAAACATTTTATCCAATTATTATAATCTCACAGACAATCCCAATTATTGCACTTGCACCAATCTTTGTTTTGTGGTTTGGCTATTCCATTTGGAGCAAAGTGGCGGTTACGATATTAATATCATTCTTTCCGATAACCATTAGTACATTCGATGGATTTCGCTCAAAAAGTAAGGAAATACAGGAATTATTATTAACAATGGGAGCCAGTAGAAAGGATATTTTTCTAAAACTAGATATTCCTTCAGCCATACCTTATTTTTATTCAGGGTTAAAAGTTGCTGTTCCACTGAGTGTGATAGGTGCAGCTATAGGCGAATGGCTCGGCGCACAAGTAGGTCTCGGGTATTTTAGCAGAAGAATGATGACACAATTTGATGGAGCGGGAGTGTTCGCCCCGGTTGTTTTGTTGTCGATGCTGGGAATCCTATTGTTTTTAATTGTTGTCTGGATGGAAGAGCATGTATTGAAATGGAGGAAGTAA
- a CDS encoding YjbA family protein, producing MLYLHDVWVNWFEGEENGYNVCYFHEWRKEDKIELLDQVPLLYITENLYNYIENDMHELPKPMLDVIYKRAYSRKGQERTVMEYAAIITDGNDIMVIDTIGYQIPVRKSRLIPRQEQLVYDMIQNTKAQSFKFDDRHYKKEYHMLSLEPELVFGLTRKERQLKQLLMMGLDQLRTANNLGELRYWLTEWDPKNYPYIRDLNEDQVWEALYNGVKRGWTSSHEDLCAKLIKGQPFLEKLYEMENGKEENASKLQ from the coding sequence ATGTTATATCTGCATGATGTATGGGTAAATTGGTTTGAAGGAGAAGAGAATGGGTATAACGTATGTTATTTTCATGAATGGCGAAAAGAGGATAAAATCGAGTTGTTAGATCAGGTTCCCCTCTTGTACATAACGGAAAATCTATATAACTACATTGAAAATGACATGCATGAACTTCCTAAACCCATGCTGGACGTAATTTATAAACGAGCTTACTCTCGTAAAGGACAAGAAAGAACCGTTATGGAATATGCTGCTATTATTACTGATGGAAATGATATTATGGTAATTGACACGATAGGCTATCAAATTCCTGTTCGGAAAAGCAGATTAATTCCAAGGCAAGAACAACTAGTATATGATATGATCCAAAATACGAAGGCACAATCATTTAAGTTTGACGATAGACATTATAAAAAAGAGTATCATATGCTTTCACTAGAGCCTGAGCTCGTTTTCGGTTTAACTAGAAAAGAACGGCAATTGAAACAGTTATTAATGATGGGGCTTGATCAGCTACGTACAGCGAACAATCTTGGAGAATTACGCTATTGGCTTACGGAATGGGATCCGAAAAACTATCCTTACATTCGCGATTTGAATGAAGACCAAGTTTGGGAAGCATTGTACAATGGTGTGAAGAGAGGTTGGACAAGCTCTCATGAGGATTTGTGTGCAAAACTAATTAAAGGACAGCCTTTCCTTGAAAAATTGTATGAAATGGAAAATGGAAAAGAGGAGAATGCTTCAAAGCTACAATAA
- a CDS encoding ABC transporter ATP-binding protein: protein MDHIALELKQVSFRYLEADKQEPLLDLLDLKVKDGEFISIIGTSGSGKTTLFRLITGLEEPVNGGIYINGECHSNRLGSVGYMPQQDLLMPWRTILKNAVLPLELKGINSKTADKQVRELLKEFGLGGYENEYPSELSGGMKQRLSFLRAVLSGSNILLLDEPFSALDAMTKQSMQEWLLGQWEKRKQTILFITHDINEALFLSDRIFILTEKPVRTLKEFIVPLDRPRKLSDLNKHAVIKTKEEIMAQFQVEATI from the coding sequence ATGGATCATATCGCTTTAGAACTGAAACAGGTTAGTTTTCGTTATTTGGAAGCGGATAAACAGGAACCATTGCTAGATTTGCTTGATCTTAAGGTGAAGGATGGAGAATTTATCAGTATTATTGGGACAAGCGGGTCAGGGAAAACGACATTGTTTCGTTTAATTACTGGATTAGAGGAGCCGGTAAATGGGGGTATTTACATTAACGGAGAATGTCATAGTAATCGACTTGGAAGCGTTGGTTACATGCCACAGCAGGATTTACTAATGCCATGGCGAACCATCTTAAAAAACGCTGTCCTGCCACTTGAATTAAAAGGGATTAATAGCAAAACGGCAGATAAACAGGTACGTGAACTATTAAAGGAATTTGGACTAGGTGGATACGAAAATGAATACCCTAGTGAACTATCAGGCGGGATGAAACAGCGGTTATCGTTTCTTAGGGCCGTGTTAAGTGGATCCAATATCCTCCTTCTAGATGAGCCCTTTAGTGCACTTGATGCGATGACAAAGCAATCGATGCAGGAATGGCTTTTAGGGCAGTGGGAAAAACGTAAACAGACGATTCTTTTTATTACACATGATATAAATGAGGCTTTATTTTTATCTGATCGTATATTTATTTTGACAGAGAAACCAGTTCGAACGTTAAAGGAATTTATTGTGCCGCTTGACCGCCCAAGAAAATTAAGTGATTTAAATAAACATGCTGTCATTAAGACAAAAGAAGAAATAATGGCGCAATTTCAAGTAGAGGCTACGATATGA
- the trpS gene encoding tryptophan--tRNA ligase → MKTIFSGIQPSGTLTIGNYLGAIQQFVQLQEDHDCYFCIVDEHAITVPQDRLKLRQNIRSLAAIYLASGINPETSTLFIQSEVSAHTQLGWMLQSISYMGELERMTQFKDKSEGKEAVSSALFTYPSLMASDILLYNTDIVPVGEDQKQHLELTRNLAQRFNNRFNDIFTVPEVKIPKVGARIMSLQEPTKKMSKSDTNEKGFISMLDEPKKIEKKIKSAVTDSEGIVRFDKENKPGVSNLLTIESSCTGETIEALEAKYEGKGYGDFKQGVANAVIDVLQPIQEKYYALLDSEELDTILDHGAEKASLTANKNLAKAKKAMGLGRVKKKK, encoded by the coding sequence ATGAAAACAATATTTTCAGGTATTCAGCCAAGTGGTACATTAACCATTGGTAATTATTTGGGAGCAATACAGCAGTTTGTGCAGTTACAAGAGGATCATGATTGTTATTTTTGTATTGTAGATGAACATGCGATTACTGTACCTCAAGATCGTTTGAAACTACGACAAAATATTCGTTCACTCGCAGCGATTTACCTAGCTTCAGGTATTAACCCGGAAACCTCTACACTATTTATCCAATCCGAAGTTAGTGCACATACACAGCTTGGATGGATGTTACAATCCATCAGTTATATGGGTGAGTTGGAGAGAATGACACAGTTTAAAGATAAATCGGAAGGCAAAGAAGCTGTTTCTTCCGCTTTATTTACCTATCCATCTTTAATGGCTTCCGATATCTTACTTTATAATACAGACATCGTTCCAGTTGGTGAGGATCAGAAGCAGCATTTAGAGCTTACACGTAATCTTGCTCAGCGTTTTAATAACCGTTTTAATGATATCTTCACTGTTCCAGAAGTGAAAATCCCTAAGGTGGGCGCACGAATCATGTCATTACAGGAGCCAACGAAGAAAATGAGCAAATCAGATACCAACGAAAAAGGTTTTATTTCTATGCTCGACGAACCAAAGAAAATTGAGAAGAAAATTAAAAGCGCCGTTACAGATTCAGAGGGTATAGTGCGATTTGATAAAGAGAATAAGCCGGGTGTATCCAATTTATTAACAATTGAATCCAGTTGCACAGGAGAAACCATTGAAGCATTGGAAGCAAAATACGAAGGCAAAGGTTATGGAGATTTTAAACAAGGCGTAGCAAATGCAGTTATAGATGTACTGCAACCAATACAGGAAAAATACTACGCTCTTCTCGATTCAGAAGAATTAGATACCATATTAGACCATGGAGCAGAAAAAGCTTCCTTAACAGCTAATAAAAATTTAGCAAAAGCTAAAAAGGCAATGGGACTTGGCAGAGTTAAAAAGAAGAAGTAA
- the tenA gene encoding thiaminase II: MSSLFTDRLWEKVGPIWNSYLEHPFVKGLGEGWLDQEKFKHWMKQDYVYLIEYSRLFGLGSAKSQDLKTMTLFAGLLHGTLDMEMDLHREYAKKFNISNEELEATEAGATTTAYTSYMLNVSQQGGVENVIASVLACAWSYNFIGKNLAKWEGALEHEFYGQWVEMYASPEFTELANTCKDLMNEITSGKPEHELASLEDIVVKTSYFEYMFWDMAERKETWPIKLLKPSTL, translated from the coding sequence ATGAGTAGTTTATTTACAGATCGCTTATGGGAAAAGGTTGGACCAATTTGGAATTCTTATTTGGAGCATCCATTTGTTAAAGGTCTTGGAGAGGGGTGGCTAGATCAAGAGAAATTTAAACATTGGATGAAACAAGATTATGTATATTTAATCGAGTATTCACGGCTCTTCGGTTTAGGGAGTGCAAAATCACAGGACCTAAAGACGATGACACTGTTTGCGGGTCTATTGCACGGTACATTGGACATGGAAATGGATCTTCATCGTGAATATGCCAAGAAATTTAACATATCAAACGAGGAACTAGAAGCTACAGAAGCGGGAGCAACTACGACAGCGTACACGAGTTACATGCTAAATGTATCGCAACAAGGTGGCGTTGAAAATGTTATCGCTTCCGTACTTGCATGCGCTTGGAGCTATAACTTTATTGGAAAAAACCTAGCTAAATGGGAAGGGGCATTAGAACATGAATTTTATGGTCAATGGGTGGAAATGTACGCCTCTCCTGAATTTACGGAGTTAGCTAATACATGTAAAGACTTGATGAATGAAATAACAAGCGGGAAACCTGAACATGAACTAGCTTCCCTGGAGGATATTGTTGTCAAAACAAGCTACTTTGAGTATATGTTTTGGGATATGGCTGAGAGAAAGGAAACGTGGCCAATTAAGTTATTAAAACCTTCCACTCTATAG
- a CDS encoding acetylornithine deacetylase: MDERIVQIIDQVDERQTELIELLKKLISFETPAPPARNTTAAQEFIADYLEKQGFEIDMWDVYPGDPNVVGVLSGEESGEYQSLIINGHVDVAEVGNVDQWESDPFMPIVKDDKMIGRGAADMKGGLAGALFAIQLLKENDIKLPGSLTFQSVIGEEVGEAGTLQCCQRGYQADFAVVVDTSDLHIQGQGGVITGWITIKSDKTYHDATRRNMIHAGGGLHAASAINKMTKIINGLEELERHWAVTKSYPGFLPGTNTINPAVIEGGRHAAFIADECRLWITVHYYPDETYEEIIKEVETHVLNVANADPWLKENLPTFKWGGASMIEDRGEIFPSLEVDQTHQAVQLLSAAHNHVCAEEVIFNVSQSVTDGGWLGDAGIPTAIYGPGDYLNAHSVNEQLSISQLLDFTKVMMKFIYEWTTSKRVLGNGETTAK, encoded by the coding sequence ATGGATGAAAGAATAGTGCAAATTATTGACCAAGTGGATGAGCGGCAAACAGAGCTCATTGAATTACTAAAGAAATTAATTTCGTTTGAAACACCAGCACCCCCTGCACGAAATACAACGGCGGCCCAAGAGTTTATTGCTGACTATTTGGAAAAGCAAGGATTCGAAATTGACATGTGGGATGTATATCCGGGGGACCCAAACGTTGTTGGGGTATTAAGTGGTGAGGAGTCGGGTGAATATCAAAGTTTAATTATTAATGGGCATGTTGATGTGGCAGAGGTTGGAAATGTGGATCAATGGGAATCAGATCCATTCATGCCAATTGTTAAGGACGATAAAATGATTGGTCGTGGTGCGGCAGATATGAAAGGTGGCCTTGCAGGTGCTTTGTTTGCCATTCAGTTATTAAAGGAAAATGACATTAAATTGCCGGGATCCCTCACATTCCAATCGGTAATCGGTGAAGAGGTAGGAGAAGCAGGGACATTACAGTGCTGTCAGCGTGGTTATCAAGCTGATTTTGCAGTGGTAGTTGATACAAGCGATTTACATATCCAAGGACAGGGTGGCGTAATAACTGGATGGATTACAATCAAGAGTGATAAAACATACCATGATGCGACAAGAAGGAATATGATCCATGCTGGTGGAGGGCTACATGCAGCCAGTGCTATTAACAAGATGACAAAAATCATTAACGGACTGGAGGAATTGGAACGTCACTGGGCTGTTACCAAAAGTTATCCGGGCTTCCTACCTGGAACGAATACCATAAATCCCGCAGTGATTGAAGGTGGGCGCCATGCGGCTTTTATTGCCGACGAATGTCGCTTATGGATTACAGTTCATTATTATCCTGATGAAACATACGAAGAAATTATTAAAGAGGTGGAAACCCATGTATTGAATGTTGCAAATGCCGATCCTTGGTTAAAAGAGAATCTTCCGACATTTAAGTGGGGCGGGGCTTCGATGATTGAAGACCGTGGTGAAATTTTTCCGTCGCTTGAGGTGGATCAAACACATCAAGCAGTTCAATTACTTTCCGCTGCACATAATCATGTTTGTGCTGAAGAGGTAATTTTCAATGTTTCTCAATCTGTTACCGATGGTGGTTGGCTTGGCGATGCAGGTATTCCGACTGCTATTTACGGACCGGGTGATTATCTAAATGCACATAGCGTGAATGAACAGCTATCCATTAGCCAGCTGCTTGATTTTACCAAAGTAATGATGAAGTTTATCTATGAATGGACAACTAGTAAGAGGGTGTTAGGTAATGGAGAAACAACAGCGAAGTGA
- the fabF gene encoding beta-ketoacyl-ACP synthase II: MDNKRVVVTGLGAITPLGNNVETMWENVLAGKSGVDFVTRVNKDDFPAKVAAEVKDFDPTVYMDKKDARKMDPFTQYAVAAAKMAVEDAKLTIDDSNAHRVGVWIGSGIGGMQTWEDQHTKFLEKGPKRVSPFFVPMMIPDMAAGQVSIQLGAKGINSCSVTACASGANSIGDAFKAVQRGDVDYIIAGGTEAPISNMAFAGFSSAKALSLNEDPSKASRPFDKNRDGFVMGEGSGILILETLETALERGAHIYGEIVGYGATGDAYHITAPAEHGEGAARAMQMAIEDAGLQPENVDYVNAHGTSTALNDKFETEAIKTVFGEHAYKIAVSSTKSMTGHLLGAAGGIESVISLKTIEDSVIPATINYETPDEDCDLDYVPNEARKQDVDVVVSNSLGFGGHNVALVFKKYN; the protein is encoded by the coding sequence ATGGATAATAAAAGAGTAGTTGTTACAGGACTTGGAGCAATCACACCTTTAGGCAACAATGTGGAAACCATGTGGGAAAATGTTCTTGCAGGTAAATCCGGAGTTGATTTTGTAACCAGAGTAAACAAAGATGATTTCCCTGCAAAAGTAGCAGCAGAAGTAAAGGATTTTGACCCTACAGTATATATGGACAAAAAAGATGCAAGAAAAATGGATCCATTTACTCAATATGCAGTCGCAGCAGCCAAAATGGCGGTGGAAGATGCCAAATTGACAATTGATGATTCCAATGCACATCGTGTCGGCGTGTGGATCGGCTCTGGAATCGGTGGTATGCAAACATGGGAAGACCAGCATACGAAATTTTTGGAAAAGGGACCGAAGCGTGTTAGTCCATTCTTTGTTCCAATGATGATTCCCGATATGGCAGCAGGCCAGGTATCTATTCAACTAGGAGCAAAGGGAATTAATTCTTGTAGTGTGACCGCATGTGCTTCTGGTGCTAATTCGATCGGTGATGCTTTTAAAGCAGTTCAGCGTGGAGATGTTGATTATATTATAGCAGGGGGCACAGAGGCTCCAATCTCAAATATGGCCTTTGCTGGTTTTTCCTCTGCTAAAGCATTGTCATTAAACGAAGACCCTTCTAAAGCAAGCCGTCCATTTGATAAAAACCGCGATGGTTTTGTTATGGGTGAAGGCTCAGGTATCTTGATCCTGGAAACATTGGAGACTGCTTTGGAGCGTGGGGCTCATATTTATGGGGAAATCGTCGGCTATGGTGCTACCGGAGATGCTTATCACATCACTGCTCCAGCTGAGCATGGTGAAGGTGCAGCCCGGGCAATGCAGATGGCAATTGAAGATGCTGGCTTGCAGCCGGAAAACGTCGACTACGTTAACGCACATGGGACAAGTACCGCATTAAATGATAAATTTGAAACAGAAGCAATTAAAACGGTATTTGGTGAACATGCATATAAGATTGCAGTTTCCTCTACAAAATCAATGACAGGGCATTTACTTGGAGCAGCTGGTGGGATAGAATCAGTTATTTCTTTAAAAACAATTGAGGATAGCGTGATTCCAGCCACTATAAACTATGAAACACCAGATGAAGACTGTGATCTGGATTATGTTCCAAATGAAGCCAGAAAACAAGATGTAGACGTAGTAGTCAGCAATTCTCTAGGGTTTGGTGGACACAACGTGGCATTAGTATTCAAAAAGTATAATTAA
- a CDS encoding ABC transporter substrate-binding protein translates to MKKYFIISIGLLVAIILAGCEGDNGTSGASNEKDLGNVDVMLDWYPNAVHSFLYVALEKGYFEEEGIKVTIKFPANPTDPLNLAAASKVTLGLYYQPDVIMARANEGIPVKSTGAIVRSPLNHLVFKENSPIKTPKDLEGKKVGYPGIPINEAIVRTMVEHDGGNIDDVEMKDVGFELGTALIADKVDAVAGAYVNHEVPVLESKGYDVEYTNPTDYGVPSYYELVAVTSDKTWNEQQDEIEAFWRGAAKGYEYMKENPEDALQILLDNQDEANFPLDKEVEAKSMEILIPKMESDEGFGSQEEQSWQETAEWLKEVGIIEEIPDMDDIFVNK, encoded by the coding sequence ATGAAAAAGTATTTTATCATTAGTATAGGATTACTTGTAGCAATAATACTTGCCGGGTGTGAAGGGGATAACGGGACGAGTGGTGCATCTAATGAAAAGGACTTAGGGAATGTTGATGTCATGTTAGATTGGTATCCAAACGCAGTACATAGTTTCTTGTATGTTGCGCTGGAAAAGGGGTATTTTGAAGAGGAAGGGATAAAGGTTACGATTAAATTTCCTGCAAACCCAACTGACCCACTCAATTTAGCAGCAGCATCGAAGGTTACATTAGGCCTTTATTATCAGCCGGATGTGATCATGGCACGAGCAAATGAGGGTATCCCAGTTAAGTCAACGGGTGCAATCGTTCGTTCACCATTAAATCATTTGGTCTTTAAGGAGAACAGTCCAATTAAAACACCAAAAGATTTGGAAGGTAAAAAAGTTGGCTACCCAGGTATTCCAATTAATGAGGCAATAGTGAGGACAATGGTCGAACATGATGGCGGTAATATCGATGATGTTGAGATGAAAGATGTGGGTTTTGAATTAGGCACAGCTTTGATAGCAGATAAGGTGGATGCTGTTGCCGGGGCCTACGTGAATCATGAAGTTCCAGTATTAGAAAGTAAAGGTTACGATGTCGAATATACAAACCCAACTGATTATGGTGTACCAAGTTATTATGAATTGGTTGCCGTGACAAGTGACAAGACCTGGAATGAGCAACAAGATGAAATTGAAGCCTTTTGGAGGGGGGCGGCGAAAGGTTATGAATATATGAAGGAAAACCCTGAAGATGCACTACAAATTTTACTAGATAATCAGGATGAAGCTAACTTCCCACTTGATAAGGAGGTAGAGGCAAAAAGTATGGAAATACTAATTCCAAAAATGGAATCAGATGAGGGATTTGGGTCGCAGGAAGAACAGTCCTGGCAAGAAACGGCTGAATGGCTAAAAGAAGTGGGAATAATCGAGGAAATTCCTGATATGGATGATATTTTTGTAAATAAATAA